One genomic window of Syntrophales bacterium includes the following:
- a CDS encoding NUDIX domain-containing protein has translation MEDGETLEECLQRELYEEFGIKVIVKNYFCNSIYTYPHTKIELLAFFCRMGIGN, from the coding sequence ATTGAAGATGGGGAAACTCTTGAAGAGTGTCTACAAAGGGAACTTTATGAGGAATTCGGAATCAAGGTCATAGTTAAAAATTATTTTTGCAACAGTATTTACACTTATCCTCATACAAAAATCGAACTTCTTGCATTTTTTTGTAGAATGGGTATCGGGAATTAA
- a CDS encoding transposase: MMGRMNPQLNMSDMDGWFNKIPKQSFWYHLRVWSEENVHGDDFAHLFSCTTGRSSIPPQITFLSMFIMLHKGYSYREMPEVAMFDDRAKYALGLSRSPEYTLTRSTLNRHHQIFMEDKIIRKYLKKTLQDAVESGMFEGCDSDLVDSFMVAGATSRRDTYTLIIKAVNLVLKTAVEEDELSLKELLQYNTYDYIGKPKINWNDETEKQKLIEVLVLDARRLNEYICAFPQISEELKSATALLKLVSEQDVEEKDGNIQIARKTCKDRIISVTDPEMRHGRKTSSQKSDGYKGHILAGGKDHSLITATAVTAANVADSGAIEELLDQRAENISEPLNKLSGDTAYGGAKMRIDMQERNIELVAKVPPATNPKGHFTKDEFAIDLENNTITCPANHTIKLKKAGSHKFAATTCNECSLRSQCTSAKNGRVIVIHEHEAILQKARREQETPDFKEEYRLRPRVERVIENQTVNGARNARYYGKQKTGFQLMVHAVIHNFRTVVRYLEKMVNTENVEPAAAVNTT, encoded by the coding sequence GATGATGGGAAGGATGAACCCTCAGTTGAACATGTCAGACATGGACGGGTGGTTTAATAAGATCCCGAAGCAATCGTTTTGGTATCATCTGCGTGTGTGGTCAGAGGAAAACGTTCATGGTGATGACTTTGCCCATCTTTTTTCCTGCACCACAGGCAGGAGCTCAATACCACCGCAAATAACTTTTTTGTCCATGTTTATCATGCTCCACAAGGGCTACAGCTATAGAGAAATGCCGGAAGTGGCCATGTTCGATGACCGGGCCAAATATGCCCTGGGCTTGAGCCGGTCACCGGAATATACTCTGACCCGCTCTACCTTAAACCGCCATCACCAAATATTCATGGAAGACAAGATTATCCGAAAGTACCTCAAAAAAACTCTTCAGGATGCAGTTGAATCAGGTATGTTCGAAGGCTGCGACTCGGACCTTGTGGACTCCTTTATGGTTGCCGGTGCCACCTCCCGTCGGGACACATATACACTTATAATCAAAGCGGTGAACCTGGTTTTGAAAACCGCTGTTGAAGAAGATGAATTAAGTCTTAAAGAACTGCTTCAGTACAATACATATGACTACATAGGGAAGCCCAAGATTAACTGGAACGACGAGACAGAAAAACAAAAGCTGATTGAGGTATTGGTTTTAGATGCCCGCAGGCTCAATGAATATATATGTGCTTTTCCGCAAATCTCCGAAGAGCTAAAAAGTGCAACAGCACTGTTAAAGCTGGTTTCTGAGCAGGATGTAGAAGAAAAAGACGGGAATATTCAGATTGCCCGAAAAACCTGCAAAGACCGGATCATTTCTGTAACCGACCCGGAGATGAGGCATGGCAGAAAAACATCCAGCCAAAAAAGCGATGGTTACAAGGGTCACATTCTTGCCGGTGGAAAAGACCACAGCCTGATTACAGCTACAGCGGTAACCGCAGCCAATGTAGCAGACAGCGGAGCTATAGAAGAACTGCTTGACCAGCGGGCCGAAAACATTTCAGAACCGCTAAACAAACTAAGCGGTGACACCGCTTACGGTGGCGCAAAGATGAGAATCGACATGCAAGAGCGCAACATTGAACTCGTAGCGAAGGTGCCTCCGGCAACCAATCCCAAAGGGCATTTTACAAAAGATGAATTCGCAATTGACCTGGAAAACAATACCATAACCTGTCCGGCGAATCATACGATCAAACTCAAAAAAGCAGGTTCCCACAAGTTTGCGGCTACTACTTGTAACGAATGCAGTTTGCGTTCCCAATGCACTTCCGCAAAAAACGGTAGGGTCATTGTCATTCATGAACACGAAGCAATTTTACAGAAAGCACGCCGGGAGCAGGAAACTCCTGATTTTAAAGAAGAGTATCGGCTGCGCCCCCGCGTGGAACGGGTGATTGAAAACCAGACCGTGAACGGTGCCAGAAATGCCCGCTATTACGGAAAGCAGAAAACCGGCTTCCAGTTGATGGTTCATGCTGTTATTCATAACTTCCGGACGGTCGTGCGTTACCTGGAAAAAATGGTCAATACTGAGAATGTCGAGCCGGCAGCTGCAGTAAACACAACTTAG